A region of Anolis sagrei isolate rAnoSag1 chromosome 2, rAnoSag1.mat, whole genome shotgun sequence DNA encodes the following proteins:
- the LOC137096009 gene encoding uncharacterized protein, with protein MASPEEKTRALVKAVETLSKAKDLRQEAELVMKPYANWEEFLIPAPLSIAILGELIFISTGQQDFSINLNPPKKGFHHLKFPESFKASLCQVSNQGWGAFNEAHTNMDQIRLLARGIPQRMKTIVQTLLQETEVVAAMIPSQLKNLQTMTERCVELAKAVNAKFADVINLIQELLEACLNAKHGYEQELADVKIALEQAEIRKKSAKEAKKMAEQYHKLMKKQVEESYQHYKKAMDSIPTGWDAVGMEVVTNLNQILGNLSVEFTRMLAMRQGIVREGADRNLGGEPTPMTPFIPASIICSKSAELLTFATSLKNLLDGHGGLKVSMILDKITGEIKTKWVNTNLERLKASIEKEADCEAKAKAQMICQVGLDICQQLAEMASSEGGLRQVGHSLLSEINQLYKNAAEFDSYSKSYTRSPAFTPKPPNLSKLAAAESLGVENAHLKVKQSQEALKATREEYQRSFENFKKQNEELAEILCTMRSYQVKEVDFDTAREMLIKGLNALGKLKEQWEKMIHFFQMISNLIGSCLAWSVKDFVDTVESTTKISTYTFNAFTADVVYGYIFNASSVAQLVVMISETYMEVSQKYLMERISSLGRILTMEPNHPALATERITLAEGCDAAQKAVKELVLEKKEEFFRSLDAREEAVEREMRTLLPGKEGGVELKELSVEDDDFI; from the coding sequence ATGGCATCACCAGAAGAAAAGACACGTGCCTTGGTCAAGGCTGTGGAGACCCTCAGCAAAGCAAAAGATCTCCGCCAAGAAGCAGAACTTGTCATGAAGCCTTATGCCAACTGGGAAGAGTTCCTCATTCCAGCTCCCCTCTCCATTGCTATCCTGGGGGAGCTGATTTTTATCTCAACGGGACAGCAAGACTTCTCCATCAACCTAAATCCACCCAAGAAAGGCTTCCATCATCTCAAGTTTCCAGAGTCCTTCAAGGCTTCCCTGTGCCAAGTGAGCAATCAAGGTTGGGGTGCTTTCAACGAGGCCCACACAAACATGGATCAGATCAGGTTGCTTGCAAGGGGCATCCCACAACGGATGAAAACAATTGTGCAGACTCTTCTTCAGGaaactgaggtggtggcggccATGATCCCTAGCCAACTCAAAAACCTCCAGACAATGACAGAGCGATGTGTAGAGCTGGCCAAGGCGGTCAATGCCAAGTTTGCAgatgtgatcaacttgatccaggAACTCCTGGAAGCTTGCCTCAATGCGAAGCATGGCTATGAGCAGGAGCTGGCGGATGTGAAGATAGCCCTGGAACAAGCTGAGATCCGGAAAAAATCAGCCAAAGAGGCTAAAAAGATGGCTGAACAGTATCATAAGTTGATGAAGAAGCAAGTAGAGGAGTCCTACCAGCATTATAAAAAGGCCATGGATTCCATCCCCACAGGGTGGGATGCAGTGGGAATGGAGGTGGTTACCAACCTTAATCAAATTTTGGGAAATCTTTCTGTCGAGTTCACCCGCATGCTAGCAATGAGGCAGGGGATTGTGAGAGAAGGAGCTGACAGGAACCTTGGTGGGGAACCAACTCCGATGACTCCATTTATTCCAGCTAGTATCATATGTTCTAAGTCAGCTGAGCTTTTAACCTTTGCCACCAGCTTGAAGAACCTCTTGGATGGACATGGAGGCCTCAAGGTCTCCATGATTCTTGATAAAATCACTGGCGAAATCAAAACAAAGTGGGTGAACACAAACTTAGAAAGGCTGAAAGCCTCCATTGAGAAAGAAGCAGATTGTGAGGCCAAAGCAAAAGCTCAAATGATTTGTCAAGTTGGGCTGGATATTTGCCAACAGCTGGCGGAAATGGCTTCATCTGAAGGTGGCCTTAGGCAGGTAGGGCACAGCTTACTGAGTGAGATAAATCAACTCTATAAGAATGCGGCAGAATTTGACTCCTATAGCAAGTCCTACACTCGATCTCCAGCCTTTACCCCAAAACCACCCAACTTGTCCAAGTTGGCAGCAGCAGAAAGCTTAGGGGTAGAAAATGCCCACCTGAAAGTGAAGCAGAGCCAGGAGGCACTGAAGGCCACAAGGGAGGAATACCAGAGAAGCTTTGAGAACTTCAAGAAGCAGAACGAGGAGCTGGCGGAGATCCTTTGCACTATGAGAAGTTATCAGGTCAAGGAGGTGGATTTTGACACTGCCAGAGAAATGCTCATCAAGGGACTGAATGCCCTGGGGAAACTGAAGGAGCAATGGGAGAAGATGatccattttttccaaatgatCTCCAACTTAATTGGGTCTTGCTTGGCTTGGAGCGTGAAAGATTTTGTCGACACAGTAGAGAGCACCACTAAAATCTCCACTTATACATTCAATGCCTTCACAGCGGATGTCGTATATGGATATATTTTTAATGCCTCCAGTGTGGCCCAACTAGTGGTCATGATTTCTGAGACTTACATGGAGGTGTCACAGAAGTACCTGATGGAGAGGATCAGCAGCTTAGGTCGCATCCTGACCATGGAACCTAATCACCCAGCGTTGGCCACCGAACGCATCACGTTGGCCGAAGGCTGTGACGCAGCACAGAAAGCAGTGAAGGAGCTGGTgttggaaaagaaggaggagtttTTTCGAAGTCTGGATGCCAGAGAAGAAGCGGTCGAAAGGGAGATGAGAACATTGCTGCCTGGAAAGGAGGGTGGTGTAGAGCTGAAAGAGCTCAGTGTGGAGGACGATGACTTTATATAA